CGGCCGAGGGCTGGTTCCCGGATCAGCGGCTCACGATCGAGGAGGCGATCGAGGCCTACACCCGGAACCCGGCCTGGGCATCGTTCGAGGAGGACATCAAGGGCACGCTGACGCCCGGCAAGCTGGCGGACATCGCCGTGTTCGACGTGGACCTGATCGAGGCCGGCCGGAACGATCCGGCGCGGCTGCTCGAGGCCGAGGCCCTGTACACGATCGTCGGCGGCCGCATCGTCCATGAACGCGGGTGATATCTCGCCACTCTTGAGTCAGATATACTTTCGTCCATAGATTGTATATCTAGGACGGCGACCAGGGAGAGGCCGAATGAGAAAAACCAGCGTGGAAATCGACGACGGGCTCATCGAACAGGTTCGGGCCCTCCTTGGGACGTCCTCCATCAAGGAGACGATCGACTCCGCCTTGCGCGAAGTCCTGCGTCGGGAGGCGCGACGCCAGGAGATCGAGGCCCTGGCGACGATGGATGGGCTCGAACTGTCGAACGAGAAGGTCATGGCCGGCGCCTGGCGTTCCTGAACCAGCCCGGGTCGAACGCGAGTGGCCTACCTCATCGACAAGAGCGCGCTGGCACGCATGGCGCATCCCCGGGTCCACGCACGGCTCACGCCGGTCATCGAAACGGGCCAGGCGGCGACCTGCGCCATCATCGACCTGGAGGTGCTCTACTCCACCCGTAATGGCGAGGAGCACGCGCGAGCGCGGGCCCGGCGTGCGCTGGCGTACCGTCACGTTCCACTCACGGAAGCGATCTTTCAGCGGGCCATCGCAGTGCAGGGACTGCTCGCCCGCCGGGCGCAGCACCGGGTGCCGATCGCCGACCTCATCATTGCCGCCGCAGCCGAAGCCTCCCACCTGACCGTCCTCCACTACGATGCGGATTTCGACACGATCGCGGCCGTCACGGGCCAGGTTACCGAATGGGTTGCCCCACGGGGTTCCCTCTAGCAGGCGCTTTGGCAGACGCTGCTTGAGGCCGCGTTGAGCGAGCACCACATGATCCAGGAGGAACACAGCTTTACGGGCCTGCGAGCCCACAATAGGTTGACGCACAGAGGGATAGGTGGAGGCGCGGGGGATCGAACCCCGCCGGTCGAGTGTCAAGCCCTAACCGGGTACACCAGTACCGCCCCCGCCGAACCCTCTTTCGAGGGAGAGGTGGAGGCGCGGGGGATCGAACCCCGCCGGTGGAGTGTCAAGCCCGCACCGGGTACACCAGTACCGCCCCCGCCGAACCCTCTTTCGAGGGAGAGGTGGAGGCGCGGGGGATCGAACCCCGCCGGTCGGGTCTCAAGTCCACACCGGGTACACCAGTACCGCCCCCGCCGAACCCTCGAACGAGGGCTCTGACGCAATTCTCCGGTACGGGCACATCCGGCTATCAAGACGGTTTGGGGGTGACCTGCTCAGGCGTCGAGGAAGCGCCAGCTTTCGTCGGTGCGGGGGAGTTCGCAGGCGGTCTGCTTGCCGAACCAGCGGTAGCGGTTCCGGGCTACGAGGCGGTAGGCGAGGTCGCGCAGCGGGGCGGGGATGACCAGGAAGACGGCGAGCAGCGGCCATCCCCCGTCGAGCCCGGCCGCGATGCGAAACGCCGCTCCGCTTCGCGCGTGGGTGCGTCCGTCCGCGACGAGGATCAGGGATTCAGGCGGCTCTCCGGCTTCCGGTAGCGGCTCTCCGGCTTCCGGTAGCGACGCCCCTTGTTCCGCGAGGATCCGGCGTCCCGCGTCGGACTGAAGCGCGGCGAAGCGGAAGCGGCCGCGGCGGTCCCGGCGGATGATGAAACGGACGGCGCCCGCACACAGGTTGCAGACGCCGTCGAAGAGGACGATGGGGCGGCCTTCCAGGCCCGGATCCGGATCGGCGGGCACGCGTCGCCCTCAGGTCACGGCACGAGGCGGGGTCTCGCCATGTTCTTGAGCAGGAAGAGCCCGTCCCCGGTCCCCGTCACGGCGATCGTGCCGCTCGCGAAGTAGGGGTAGTTGCTCCACGACGCGCCGCCCTGGTAGGGCGAGGTGTCGAAGAAGCCGATCTCGACCGGGTTCTCCGGGTCCGAGATGTCGAGCACGCGGAATCCGGCCGAGTAGTTCGACTGGTACATGAGGTCGCCGACGATGTAGAGGTTGTGGTCGGTAGCTGTCGTCTCCGCGATGTACTCGGTGACGAGGATCGGATCGTCGAGGTCCGTCACGTCCCACACCAGTGTGCGCGTCCCCTCCACGAGACCCTGGGGCTCATCCCCCTCGTCGTTCATGTAGAAGTAGCGGTGATCGTCGGTCAGCCAGCCCTGGTGCGCGTAGGCGACGTTCGGATAGTCGATCGTGGCGAGGCCGACGGGCGCGTCCTTGTCGCTCACATCCGCGATGTTGAACGCCGTCTCGTTCGAGCCGAGGCAGATCTCCTTGCCCACGTGCTCGGCGTCGGGGCCGCGGTAGATGACGCACTGGGCGTCGTGCACGTAGCCCGTGCCCCGGCGTCCCGTCCCCTCCTGCGCGAAGCAGCCCGCGAAGACGGGCTGGGCCGGATCCTCGAGATCGATCATGTGGAGGCCGCCGCCACACGTCTCGCCTCCGCCGCTGTTCCCGACGGCATAGGCGAAGCCGGTCTCCTCGTTGATGACGATGTTGTGGGCCGAGTGGATCCCGTCGTAGAGGAACGTCTCCTCGAACGTCACGGGTTCCGCGCCCACGTCGCGCAGTTGCCGCAGGTCGAACACCTGCACGCCGTGCTCCAGCGCCGCGTCCGCGACGATGTAGGCGTGGTCGCGATAGACCTTGATGTCGCGCCAGATCATGTGCCGCGAGCCCTCCGTGGCGGGCAGGTCGCCGAGGAAGCGCGGGTGGTGCGGGTCGCTGACGTCGACGAACGAGGTGCCGTCCGTACGCCCGACGATCGCGATTTCGCGGCCGGTCTCGGGGTCGGTCCAGCCCCAGATGTCGTTGACGCGCGTGGCGCGCGTGCCGCCGAGGTCCTTGATCGGCATGAAGGCGGTGATGTTCACGTCCCGGCACTCGAAGACATGCGCCTGCCCCTCGGTGCACTCGATCTCCTCGCCGGCGATGGCGGGGAAGCCGCGGTAGTCGTTGACGAGGGTGCCGCCCTCCTCCCACGAGCCGGCGGCGGACCGTTCGTAGACGACGGCGGCGCCGGCGCCGGAGTCGAGGCCCGTCGCGCCGATGACGAGGTGCTCGCCGGATTGTGTCGCCGCGCCGGCGAAGCCGGAGCGCTCGCCGAGGGGAGAGCGCAGGAGGATGGAAGCCTCGCGCCACTGGCCCTCGGCGTCTCGCCGGTAGGCGTAGAGAGTGCCGGCGCCCATGCCGCTGCCCGGCGCCCCGATGAGGATGTCGCCGCCGTCGAAGCCGAGGGAGGACCCGAACTGCGCGTTGGGTTCCGGCAGGAGCGGGCCGAGGCGCGCCTCCATCGCCCAGCCCTCGGCGCCCCGCGAGAAGGCGAAGACGGCCCCGCCGCTCTCCCTGAGGGTCGGGGCGCCCACCAGCGCGAAGCCGTCGCGCACGGCGAGCGAGGCCCCGAATCCGCTGCGCTCCTGGAGCGACGGCGCTTCGAGCGTCCCGGCCGCCGTCCACGACCCCGAACCGCCGCGGGCGAAGGCGAACACGACGGGCGGCGCGTCGCCGGACTCCCGCGTGCCGACGAGCAGCGTCTCGCCGTCGAGGGCCAGCGCCGCACCGAACCCCTCGGTGGCCACGCCCTCCGCTCGCCGCAACGCCATGCCCGCGGACGCGGACCCGTCGGAGCCCAGCGTATACGAGAACACCGCCCCCCGTCCGTCATCCGCTGCGGGGGAAGACACGATCGCGACGCCCTCGGCCAGCGCGATGGCGCTCCCGAACGCCCGCGCACCCTCCGGCGCCTCGAGCCGAGCCGTCCGCTCCCAGCCACCCGCCCCGTCGGACCGGAACAGGTAGACCGCGCCGGCCCCGTCCGCTTCGAGCGGAGCGCCCGCCCACAGCCAGTCCCCCTGCGTGGCGACCGCCCGCCCGAACCCGTCCGGAACCCGCACCTGGTCGGACACCGTGACCTGCCCCGTCTCCGCCCAGCCCGAACCCGTCAGGCCGTAGACCCACACGATGCCCGACATCGTGCCGTTGCCCGCTTCGCCGACCAGCACCTGGTCGCCGCTCACGGCCAGCGCACCGCCGAACTGCTGCGCGCCCACGACCGCCGGACCCGCCAGCGCCAGCCCCGCCGCCACGAAAAGAATTCGCCGATTCATGAGATCCCTCTCCCGGAGTTACATCCTGCCAAGCTGCCCAGTCCACCGATGACCGAGCATTGCAAGCTGCATCACAACCGGCCCGCCACGCCAGCGTCCGCGCCGACCCGATGGTTTCCTTCCCCACATCCCCCCGTGTACGTTGCAGATCTGCACATATCCCGCTTTTCGCAGGAGGTCATCATGAATCGTGCCGCCCGCTTCGCTTCCGCGAGCCTGCTTCTTCTCCTTTTCGTCAGCCCGGCGCCGGTCTCGGCCCAGAACGGCGACGGGATGAAGACCCTCTCCCTCGACATGTACATGGACTGGGAACGGGTCTCGAACCCACAGATCTCCCCCGATGGCCAGCACGTCGTGTACACGCGCGGCTGGATCGACCAGATGAACGACCGGTGGGAGTCCACGCTCTACATCATGAACGCCGACGGTACCCGCAAGCGGGAGCTGATCGACGGCTCCGGCGCCATCTGGTCTCCGGACGGCACGCGCATCGCCTACACGGCGTCGGGCGATCCGGAGGGCTCGCAGATCTGGGTCCGCTGGATGGACGCGGAGGGCGCCACGACCCAGATCACGCGGCTGGAGCACTCGCCCGGCAGCCTGCGCTGGTCGCCGGACGGGACCCACATCGCGTTCACGATGCTGGTGGAGGACGCGGAGAGCTGGCCCATTGACCTGCCGAGCCGGCCGGAGGGGGCCAACTGGACGCAGGGCCCGAAGATCGTCACGCGCATGGACTACCGTCAGGACCGCCGCGGGTACGTCGACCAAGGCCACTCGCACATCTTCGTGGTGCCGGCCGACGGCGGCACGCCGCGGCAGCTCACCGACGGCATGTGGAACCACGGCAACCCCCAGTGGAGCGCGGACGGGACCGAGATCTACTTCTCGTCGCTGCGGGAGGAGGACTCCGAGTACAACTGGCGCGAGTCCGAGATCTACGCGGTGGACGTCGCCTCGGGCGCGATTCGGCAGCTCACCACGCGGCACGGGCCGGACGGGGGCGCCTATCCCTCGCCCGACGGCAGCCTCGTCGCCTATTCGGGACAGCCCTGGAACGATGACACGTACCGGAACTCCCACATCTACGTCATGAACCCGGACGGCTCCGGCGTGCGTCAGATCTCGGGCGACTTCGACCGCGGCATGCGGGGGAGCCCGCAGCTCATGTGGGCGCCCGACGGGAGCGGCGTCTACTTCAACGTGAACCGCAAGGGCACGCGCAACCTGCACTTCGCCTCCGTGGATGGCGGCGTGACGCAGGTCACGAGCGGCAACCACCTCCTCAGCCTCAGCTCCTTCACGGACGACGGGA
This genomic stretch from Candidatus Palauibacter australiensis harbors:
- a CDS encoding type II toxin-antitoxin system VapB family antitoxin, with the translated sequence MRKTSVEIDDGLIEQVRALLGTSSIKETIDSALREVLRREARRQEIEALATMDGLELSNEKVMAGAWRS
- a CDS encoding PIN domain-containing protein, with amino-acid sequence MAYLIDKSALARMAHPRVHARLTPVIETGQAATCAIIDLEVLYSTRNGEEHARARARRALAYRHVPLTEAIFQRAIAVQGLLARRAQHRVPIADLIIAAAAEASHLTVLHYDADFDTIAAVTGQVTEWVAPRGSL
- a CDS encoding DCC1-like thiol-disulfide oxidoreductase family protein, which gives rise to MPADPDPGLEGRPIVLFDGVCNLCAGAVRFIIRRDRRGRFRFAALQSDAGRRILAEQGASLPEAGEPLPEAGEPPESLILVADGRTHARSGAAFRIAAGLDGGWPLLAVFLVIPAPLRDLAYRLVARNRYRWFGKQTACELPRTDESWRFLDA
- a CDS encoding choice-of-anchor B family protein produces the protein MNRRILFVAAGLALAGPAVVGAQQFGGALAVSGDQVLVGEAGNGTMSGIVWVYGLTGSGWAETGQVTVSDQVRVPDGFGRAVATQGDWLWAGAPLEADGAGAVYLFRSDGAGGWERTARLEAPEGARAFGSAIALAEGVAIVSSPAADDGRGAVFSYTLGSDGSASAGMALRRAEGVATEGFGAALALDGETLLVGTRESGDAPPVVFAFARGGSGSWTAAGTLEAPSLQERSGFGASLAVRDGFALVGAPTLRESGGAVFAFSRGAEGWAMEARLGPLLPEPNAQFGSSLGFDGGDILIGAPGSGMGAGTLYAYRRDAEGQWREASILLRSPLGERSGFAGAATQSGEHLVIGATGLDSGAGAAVVYERSAAGSWEEGGTLVNDYRGFPAIAGEEIECTEGQAHVFECRDVNITAFMPIKDLGGTRATRVNDIWGWTDPETGREIAIVGRTDGTSFVDVSDPHHPRFLGDLPATEGSRHMIWRDIKVYRDHAYIVADAALEHGVQVFDLRQLRDVGAEPVTFEETFLYDGIHSAHNIVINEETGFAYAVGNSGGGETCGGGLHMIDLEDPAQPVFAGCFAQEGTGRRGTGYVHDAQCVIYRGPDAEHVGKEICLGSNETAFNIADVSDKDAPVGLATIDYPNVAYAHQGWLTDDHRYFYMNDEGDEPQGLVEGTRTLVWDVTDLDDPILVTEYIAETTATDHNLYIVGDLMYQSNYSAGFRVLDISDPENPVEIGFFDTSPYQGGASWSNYPYFASGTIAVTGTGDGLFLLKNMARPRLVP
- a CDS encoding S9 family peptidase gives rise to the protein MNRAARFASASLLLLLFVSPAPVSAQNGDGMKTLSLDMYMDWERVSNPQISPDGQHVVYTRGWIDQMNDRWESTLYIMNADGTRKRELIDGSGAIWSPDGTRIAYTASGDPEGSQIWVRWMDAEGATTQITRLEHSPGSLRWSPDGTHIAFTMLVEDAESWPIDLPSRPEGANWTQGPKIVTRMDYRQDRRGYVDQGHSHIFVVPADGGTPRQLTDGMWNHGNPQWSADGTEIYFSSLREEDSEYNWRESEIYAVDVASGAIRQLTTRHGPDGGAYPSPDGSLVAYSGQPWNDDTYRNSHIYVMNPDGSGVRQISGDFDRGMRGSPQLMWAPDGSGVYFNVNRKGTRNLHFASVDGGVTQVTSGNHLLSLSSFTDDGKAMGTLTEPHGPGDVVSFDLDDGGNLMQLTEVNADVLAGVTLGEVEEIWYKSVNDWDIQGWIVKPPDFDPSKKYPLILSIHGGPHGMYNTGFNFGWQEHAANGYVVVYTNPRGSSGYGTDFGNAIKNAYPSQDFDDLMAGVDEVIERGYVDEDNMFVYGCSGGGVLTSWVVGHTDRFRAASANCPVTNWLSFVGTTDGPGWYRNFEHFPWDDPSEHLRRSPLMYVGNVTTPTMLMTGEMDLRTPMPQTEEYYQALKMERVPTAMIRFHNEWHGTSSTPSNFLRTQLFLRTWFEKFGTHDDGDTRAVSDDASS